Genomic DNA from uncultured Fretibacterium sp.:
ATCAGGAGACAAAGGTACTCCCTCCCATCTTGGTATATCCGATGACGGCCTCCCGGCCCCGCGTCATGGACGCGAGCTTTTCGCGCAGCCCGGAAAGGTACCGCTCCAGCTCCTCCTGAGCACTGGCCTCGGCCTTCGAGAGCTCCTCCGCGATCGCCCGGGTCTCCTGAAGGGCCTGGGAGAGCTCGCCGGAATGAGCCTCGGGAAGGGACGCGAGGAGTTGCTCCCAGAAACCGTCCGCACCGCGCGTACCCTGAAGCCCCGAATCGGAGAGAGCGTCCTGCCAGGAGTCCACGAGGAGCTGCAGCCTGAAGATGACCGCGTCCTTCTCCTGGAGGATGTCCAGGAGCTCCTCCATGTCCTCGTTGAGGAGGATGGCCTCGAGTTCGCGCGAG
This window encodes:
- the flgN gene encoding flagellar export chaperone FlgN; translation: MRDDLAARLKDLLSEELGLYRTLRAMVSRELEAILLNEDMEELLDILQEKDAVIFRLQLLVDSWQDALSDSGLQGTRGADGFWEQLLASLPEAHSGELSQALQETRAIAEELSKAEASAQEELERYLSGLREKLASMTRGREAVIGYTKMGGSTFVS